The following are from one region of the Bradyrhizobium septentrionale genome:
- a CDS encoding patatin-like phospholipase family protein, which yields MSITDPDAPKTAFVFAGGGSFGAVQVGMLQALAAHGVAADMVVGSSVGALNGAFYAGDPTVAGVARLAEIWRGLNRNDVFPVTWRTLVGFLWRRDFLIPHDGVRKLIDDYIPFRNLQDARIPIHIVTTDIISGDSVVLSEGSTAEAIVASTAIPGAFTPVHYRDRFLADGAISSNTPVRVAVKHGAKRLIVLPTGHACANQAPPVGALANALHALTLLIARQLVNELENIGPDVEYFVVPPLCPLVGSPYDFSRTSDHIARALDTTNAWLESDGLKAGHIPHELQPHDH from the coding sequence TTGTCCATCACCGATCCGGATGCCCCGAAGACCGCCTTTGTGTTTGCCGGCGGCGGCAGCTTTGGCGCGGTCCAGGTCGGCATGCTGCAGGCGCTGGCTGCCCACGGTGTGGCCGCCGACATGGTGGTCGGCTCCAGCGTCGGCGCGCTGAACGGTGCGTTCTACGCCGGCGACCCGACGGTCGCGGGCGTCGCGCGGCTCGCCGAGATCTGGCGCGGCCTGAACCGGAACGACGTGTTTCCGGTGACCTGGCGGACGCTGGTGGGTTTCCTGTGGCGGCGCGACTTCCTGATCCCGCATGACGGCGTTCGCAAGCTGATCGACGACTACATCCCGTTCCGCAATCTTCAGGACGCGCGGATTCCGATCCACATCGTCACCACCGACATCATCAGTGGCGACAGCGTGGTGCTGTCGGAAGGCTCGACGGCGGAGGCGATCGTGGCATCGACCGCGATCCCCGGTGCGTTCACGCCGGTGCATTACCGCGATCGTTTCCTGGCCGATGGGGCGATCTCCAGCAACACGCCGGTCCGCGTCGCCGTGAAGCATGGGGCGAAGCGCCTGATCGTGCTGCCGACCGGGCATGCCTGCGCCAACCAGGCGCCGCCGGTCGGCGCGCTCGCCAATGCGCTGCATGCGCTGACGCTCCTGATCGCGCGGCAGCTTGTCAACGAGCTCGAGAACATCGGCCCCGATGTCGAGTATTTCGTCGTGCCGCCGCTCTGCCCGCTGGTCGGCTCGCCCTACGATTTCTCCCGGACCTCGGATCATATCGCACGCGCCCTCGACACCACCAACGCCTGGCTGGAGAGCGATGGCCTGAAGGCGGGCCATATCCCGCACGAGCTACAGCCGCACGACCATTAG